The Streptococcaceae bacterium ESL0687 genome has a segment encoding these proteins:
- a CDS encoding YlbG family protein, translated as MEVKFELQKRRALYVYYNSYKHVRRLKKYGDFVYTSKRLRYVKIYVNEEDYEQIKAELAGLHFVKGVEESFLPDLEMNFSEEY; from the coding sequence GTGGAAGTTAAATTTGAACTCCAAAAAAGAAGGGCCTTATATGTCTACTATAACAGTTACAAGCATGTAAGAAGACTTAAAAAATATGGTGATTTTGTTTATACCTCAAAAAGGCTGCGTTATGTAAAGATTTATGTCAATGAAGAGGATTATGAGCAAATAAAGGCTGAACTTGCGGGACTTCATTTTGTTAAGGGAGTCGAAGAAAGCTTTCTCCCAGACCTTGAAATGAATTTTTCAGAAGAATATTAG
- a CDS encoding YlbF family regulator, whose product MLIVNESLAKIDDVIDKIVASFLSFDQVNNYKKAQADFEADIFLQEQLKDLLEKNQLLAENEAYLPYRPELKELQREIRGLQREVNLNEHVYKLRLAENDLQGLLADLTRDIAATISEDISIDEGLPFSKKGHHGRGESCGS is encoded by the coding sequence ATGTTAATTGTAAATGAAAGTTTAGCAAAAATAGATGATGTAATTGATAAAATAGTTGCCAGCTTTTTATCCTTTGATCAGGTGAATAATTACAAGAAGGCCCAGGCGGATTTTGAAGCAGATATTTTTCTTCAAGAACAGCTTAAAGACCTACTAGAAAAAAATCAACTTTTAGCAGAAAATGAGGCTTATTTACCCTACCGGCCGGAGTTAAAAGAGCTTCAAAGGGAGATAAGAGGGCTCCAGAGGGAGGTAAACCTCAATGAGCATGTTTATAAATTAAGGCTTGCAGAAAATGATTTGCAGGGCCTTCTAGCTGATTTAACTAGGGATATAGCAGCTACTATCTCAGAAGATATAAGTATTGATGAGGGACTACCGTTTTCAAAAAAGGGTCATCACGGAAGGGGGGAATCTTGTGGAAGTTAA
- a CDS encoding DUF1129 family protein, which produces MEEYFDKLSAKNKDYLITVSRQLSENGKSKDQIDEIFKEHIDEIISHQERGIPARNFLGTPSAFAGQFIEKNDQGAKTESKTVNTNKYLMWLDNFLLLLGVLAAVNGGVGLFSKNPQTYGIITLLIMSAGAGLIMSLMYNNFSKKDEQKSGGRFKSFAFMTLAMFAWIAVFVLASLLPQAINPTPSPLVTLIIGLVALVVRYFVKKHYNIQSSMTNYQSK; this is translated from the coding sequence ATGGAAGAATATTTTGATAAACTATCTGCTAAAAATAAGGATTACTTAATCACTGTTTCAAGGCAGCTCAGTGAAAACGGAAAAAGTAAGGATCAAATTGATGAGATTTTTAAAGAGCATATAGATGAAATCATAAGCCATCAGGAAAGAGGGATTCCTGCCCGTAACTTCCTAGGTACTCCAAGTGCTTTTGCTGGTCAGTTCATCGAAAAAAATGACCAAGGAGCAAAGACTGAAAGTAAGACTGTAAACACTAACAAATACCTCATGTGGCTTGATAACTTCCTGTTACTTCTTGGAGTTCTTGCTGCTGTTAATGGTGGAGTTGGGCTTTTCAGTAAAAACCCTCAGACCTACGGAATAATAACCCTATTAATTATGAGTGCAGGTGCAGGTCTTATCATGAGCCTCATGTACAATAATTTTTCTAAAAAGGATGAGCAAAAATCAGGTGGTCGTTTTAAATCATTTGCCTTTATGACCCTTGCTATGTTTGCCTGGATTGCAGTTTTTGTTCTTGCTTCCCTTCTGCCGCAAGCAATCAACCCAACCCCATCACCACTTGTAACCCTAATAATTGGTCTAGTGGCCCTAGTAGTCCGCTACTTTGTTAAAAAACACTATAACATTCAAAGCTCAATGACTAACTACCAGTCTAAATAA
- a CDS encoding TetR/AcrR family transcriptional regulator: MEYTKKTETTRKKIKSALISLMADKRFDQITINDIVNQAELNRSSFYRYYEDKYNLIDEMEDEILSGMKGKRPADFNYDDTDFIRENVIEHLNHLKIYAKEINCLLSDNAGSGFSEKLKKELNQSFFSNRHLEVEKNEKTSLLGLYSVDILIQTFKSFTQEDNKLSAEELADLVIDVFLNGFFTAINNS; encoded by the coding sequence ATGGAATATACCAAAAAAACTGAAACAACCAGAAAGAAAATAAAATCTGCCCTGATAAGTCTAATGGCTGATAAAAGATTCGACCAGATAACCATAAATGACATTGTAAATCAGGCTGAATTAAATAGAAGTAGCTTTTATAGGTACTACGAAGATAAATACAACCTAATTGATGAAATGGAAGATGAAATTTTATCTGGTATGAAGGGTAAAAGGCCAGCTGACTTTAACTATGATGACACAGACTTTATAAGAGAAAATGTTATTGAGCATCTAAACCATCTTAAAATTTACGCTAAAGAAATCAATTGCCTCTTAAGTGATAATGCAGGGTCAGGTTTTTCTGAAAAATTAAAGAAGGAACTCAATCAAAGTTTCTTCTCCAATAGACACTTGGAAGTTGAAAAAAATGAAAAAACTTCCTTACTCGGATTATACTCTGTTGATATTTTAATTCAAACATTTAAGTCCTTTACCCAAGAGGATAATAAACTAAGTGCTGAAGAACTTGCTGATCTTGTTATTGATGTGTTTTTAAATGGTTTTTTTACAGCCATCAATAACTCATAA
- a CDS encoding MDR family MFS transporter has protein sequence MNETNKNYDIHGKEYNRYGVLFLILIATFAGALMQTSLGTAIPTLMKAFDIDLNTAQQATTWFLLANGIMVPLSAFLATKVSTKWLHIFAYATLLIGILATALTPENSSSWWIFIIGRVLAAIAVGIMMPLMQIVILNMFAPKERALAMGLSGLVVGMAPAIGPTLSGWILEKDHIIFGLTISNSWRTIFVIPAIVIGIALVLAPFLMKDIIHTKNIKLDYPSLILSVVGFGAFLWGFTNVASHGWSDFARVILPIASGVLLLVIFAFRQLKLPEPFLDIKVFKVKEFTIPTIGLILSTMAMFGVEMMLPTYMQNIHGLSPLNSGLALLPGALMIGLMSPVNGILYNKVGVKKMAFLGFIILGLGTLPFVFLTEATPVSLIVVLYGIRMFAVAMLMMPLTTSAMAALPVEKATHGTAANNTLRQIASSVVVALLTSITQNIINTNTPASSLKEANPMEYADKMLIASMDGFRVAFAVGLSFAVIGLIFAFFLKGNKNTDSEGEK, from the coding sequence ATGAATGAAACTAACAAAAATTATGACATTCATGGAAAAGAATATAACCGCTACGGCGTTCTCTTCCTGATATTGATTGCGACTTTTGCGGGGGCCCTTATGCAGACCTCACTTGGTACTGCTATACCTACCCTAATGAAGGCTTTTGATATCGACTTAAATACTGCCCAACAGGCAACAACCTGGTTCCTCCTTGCTAATGGAATCATGGTTCCATTATCGGCCTTTCTGGCTACTAAGGTATCGACAAAATGGCTCCATATCTTTGCCTATGCTACCTTATTAATTGGGATTTTAGCAACTGCTCTAACGCCTGAGAATAGTTCATCTTGGTGGATCTTTATCATCGGACGTGTCCTTGCTGCGATTGCAGTTGGTATTATGATGCCCCTCATGCAAATTGTTATATTAAACATGTTTGCTCCTAAAGAACGCGCACTTGCCATGGGGCTTAGTGGGCTTGTAGTTGGTATGGCACCAGCCATTGGGCCAACTCTATCTGGATGGATTCTTGAAAAAGATCATATCATTTTCGGTTTAACAATTTCTAATTCTTGGAGAACTATCTTCGTTATCCCTGCAATTGTAATTGGTATCGCCCTTGTTCTTGCACCATTCTTGATGAAAGACATCATCCATACTAAAAATATTAAACTGGACTACCCGTCTCTTATCCTATCAGTTGTTGGTTTCGGTGCCTTCCTTTGGGGATTCACAAACGTTGCCTCACATGGTTGGAGCGACTTCGCACGCGTTATCCTTCCAATTGCAAGTGGTGTCCTACTTCTCGTAATTTTTGCATTTAGACAACTTAAACTACCTGAACCTTTCCTTGATATTAAGGTCTTCAAGGTTAAAGAATTTACAATTCCAACTATTGGATTAATCCTTTCAACCATGGCCATGTTCGGAGTTGAGATGATGCTTCCAACTTATATGCAAAATATACATGGTTTATCACCTCTAAATTCAGGTCTTGCCCTTCTACCAGGTGCCCTTATGATTGGTCTAATGTCTCCAGTAAATGGTATCCTTTATAATAAGGTTGGAGTTAAGAAGATGGCCTTCCTTGGTTTCATCATCTTAGGACTTGGTACCCTACCATTTGTCTTCCTAACTGAAGCTACTCCAGTTAGCCTGATTGTTGTCTTATATGGAATTAGGATGTTTGCTGTTGCCATGCTTATGATGCCTCTTACAACATCTGCTATGGCAGCTCTACCAGTTGAAAAAGCAACCCACGGTACTGCAGCTAACAATACTTTAAGACAGATTGCTTCATCAGTTGTTGTTGCCCTTCTAACTTCAATCACTCAAAACATTATCAATACTAATACACCAGCATCTTCACTTAAGGAAGCAAATCCTATGGAGTATGCAGATAAAATGCTTATTGCTTCTATGGACGGTTTCCGTGTAGCCTTTGCTGTAGGTTTAAGTTTTGCGGTTATTGGACTAATCTTTGCCTTCTTCCTAAAAGGAAATAAAAATACAGATAGTGAGGGAGAAAAATAA
- a CDS encoding DUF4811 domain-containing protein, with amino-acid sequence MILYIIVALTILSFLSWLVLKNKVLRVTLGSISTILLFGAVGLLSLNMSDHYGMEEKTVTSETSDIFTAGDTSSPANMLIANQIGSDSGNYAMVFRDQASDAQASAHFVPNQDDIVNSVKKSASYELSDSAKSANIVTKKTYWVYKSDFYKNLFELKTDDEDINLISEKTTVNLPKDSWVVLSADQAKKLGEKQASVTDEQKAAQKTAMETAIKTKVAEYMAQNKNASKEDIEAFTKTEATKLAVESINTALKGLN; translated from the coding sequence ATGATACTTTATATTATAGTTGCCCTAACAATTTTAAGCTTCCTAAGTTGGCTAGTTCTTAAGAACAAAGTCCTAAGAGTAACCCTTGGAAGTATTTCAACAATCTTACTTTTTGGAGCAGTTGGCCTTCTTTCTCTTAATATGTCTGACCACTACGGCATGGAAGAAAAAACTGTTACAAGTGAAACAAGTGATATTTTTACAGCAGGTGATACTTCATCTCCTGCCAATATGTTAATTGCTAACCAAATCGGTAGCGACTCTGGAAATTATGCCATGGTCTTTCGTGACCAGGCTAGTGATGCACAGGCCAGTGCCCACTTTGTTCCAAATCAAGATGATATCGTAAACTCTGTTAAAAAATCTGCTAGCTATGAATTATCAGATTCAGCTAAAAGTGCAAATATAGTCACCAAAAAAACTTACTGGGTTTATAAGTCAGATTTCTATAAGAATCTGTTTGAATTAAAGACAGATGATGAGGATATTAACTTAATCTCTGAGAAGACAACTGTTAACTTGCCTAAGGATAGCTGGGTAGTTCTATCAGCTGATCAGGCTAAAAAACTTGGTGAAAAACAAGCCAGCGTAACAGATGAGCAAAAGGCTGCTCAAAAAACTGCCATGGAAACTGCTATTAAAACAAAGGTTGCAGAATACATGGCTCAAAATAAAAATGCCAGCAAGGAAGATATTGAAGCATTTACAAAAACTGAAGCAACTAAACTTGCTGTTGAATCAATCAATACCGCCCTTAAAGGACTTAATTAA